The genome window CTGGGGTCCCAATGAGCGCGACTGCCACCACCCACCCATTTTTCtcccaaaaaccaaaaaatgtatCTATTGAAAAATAGATACGTTAATGCGTAAGGATACGGAGGTTCtgtggttgagaaaatgtagtgccaaaagaaagggcggtctgacggcgatgtaaagcagtgtgaattttctctatacaacgtacacttgaactggtatagattttttaaggtgagccttgttttaggtggtttattttgctttttctctggaccccgttcactgcagtacaaagctgagcgtctgggctggagcggctctctgcttctccaaactgaggctgcgctgatcggtgattactgTAGGGAACAGattgactatagatatgtactttatatgaccccacttcaaaaaacaccaactattcctttaaaaaaaacacatttttttaagcaaCTAAAATTATTTTAAGTAGTTAAATTCTTCAGTCCTGAGATTTGTCAAATCAGGGGTTTGTAAGATTGTAGAAACCATCAAGAGCTGTGCAGAAGTTTGAAATATCCAACCCAAAATATTCCCGCTCCCATCAGGTCTACATCTGTAAAACACATACGCACACTGCTCGaccacactgacacagacaacCCTGTAGCTGTCGCTGGTCAGCTGGGAAATATGTGTTAACTATATGTGCTATAATAAAGACATGATTTAATAACTGTTAATTAAGGATGCTTTAATGCACGGGCTTACCTGGGCTGAAGCCCAGGGGCCTCCCATGTCCAGGTTCATGATGAGCTGAAAAGATCATATTGTTTTGTAACTTGTTAGGTTTTGGCCTGTGGGCTGACCTATCAGAGTGTCTATAGTTAGTTTTGGGGTGTGTCCCTCTATGATTGAGTGACATTATGTGGAAAATGTCGTTGAGGACGTTTGAGAGTGGTGCCCAGAGAGGAAAACAACGTATTAAGAAAGAGTTGCGCGAAAAAGAATTACTGAAGAGCATCCCAAAGCccaccatgtttttttaaaccagctgctgctgaagatgGACCCAGCACCAGCAGAAGCTCACTATCTCACACACAGGCCAGGCAGGTGGAtgtagaggaggaggggaccgaccacagcagtggaggagaggaggagggaagagagaggaccACGCTGCAAAGCAGTCAGGGGGAGACCGGCGGGGAAACAATGACGCAAAAGTGCAAGCTTATTGGGCGAAAATGGGGCCGGAGTCATGTCAAAATAAAGATGTGAACATGTTGGCAAtgtaaacagcagagaggattttcctcaaaaatgcatttcaaacGCAAACTCAATAACGGAGAGTGTGTGCCCAGAGGATGGCTCTGTTATTCACCATCAGCAGgccatgtgttttgtttgcatgcaAAATATTTGGCGAGAACAAGGAAAAGTCAGCAATTTGTTAGTGGGGGTTATTTTGACTGGAAACATGCCAATGATTGTATAGCAGAACATGAAAGCTGTGACATTCACAGAAAAGCCATGATCGCTTAGATCAGCCAAGCAGCTGACAGTGGGACAGTGGACTCAGAAGTCAAACAACAGTTCAGTGAGGAGTGTGAATACTGGACGGATTGGTTCACAGGGTCTGCTGAGGCCAGAGAATGCTATTTTTAGTTattatcagtgtttgtgcagGCAGGTGATTGGTTGGTGATGTTTTTATAATATCATTTGAAATCatactttaaaatattttggttttattatcACCATAAGTTGCTGTGTGTAGTTGTTAAACAATATGTATCATGTTTATGCTCAAGTGGGCTcatgtgatatgttaacaaCAATATTATGGTGTTTTCTGGCTCAAAGAGGAAAAACTCAAAAGACTACAGAGCCTCTCAGCCCTGGGGCCTAACTTTAGGTTAAGGCAGTGATTGTCACAGTCACATAATAGCCATCACATACCTTAGTCAAAAAATACTACTCATCGTGACAGGTATTCTCTACATCtttaggtgtgtgtttgtgctacTGAGCTGGTGACTGATCAGTCACGATGCTGCTGGAGTGACTCTGTTCTTAGCTGTTGGACAACGTGCAAATAGGCTGCTTGGATGTGCTTATTAGAGGCCTAAAACATCCACAGACTTTTGATGTTATTACTCAGAGTGATTGATTTATTGAGCGCTCTCAGTATGTTAAGAGATTTACTACatatataacaaaaaatgcttCCAGAATAACTCACCAACTCGTGCTCTAATTGGCGTTATTATGTTACATTCACTATGCAGAACACAGATATGATAGGATATCATATCATTAACTGTTAGCGTAAAGGAAAGGCAGATGTCTGAAATTACAGAAGTAACTGAGGAGAATAAGAGAAAGATATTCAATAATTACACTTGTGAGCACATGTATCGTATCATATCTTGGCTATATACTCAAGATAACCAATTccaattttgtttttgcacaaagCCTTTATAGAAGCATCGACAGTAGCGAGATGGTTAGAAACGACATACAACAAAGATCATCAGTGGGATTTAAGTCTTCTTGGTTAATTTAAGATAAGTTGCTTGActagtttcctttttttatgcAGCATTTTATCTAAGAAGCATTACATTCATATGCAACTGTCTCTCATCCAGAAATGAACTGCTGTAAGGTTTTGACATACAATAAGGCACATTCGTATTGAAATCTACAAAATGTTCATTGCAAAGCTCTGTTGTCTTTCCCTGTTTCAGTTTCTGCCTGGTCTGTGCAACATTCAGTCTTACCATTTGAAACTGTGGTTCTGTCAAGTTCTCAGTGTCCTTCATCTGTTCTGTCAAATTAGTCAGtgctttttctgattctttcTCTTTGACTTGTGACTGGATTGTGTCCGGGTccattttctcatctttttgGAATCACAAAAGAACAGCAGCGATATGAGTAAAACTTGAAGCAGTGAATCATTATATGACTGCAGTTAAAATTATAGTAGCAAGTCTTTCACTTATAATTCCACTAAGAACAGAACAATACAACCACACTTATTCTTATAACAGTCCTGTAAGCCTACATTTCTGTaattaatattgttatattaGCATGATCATCAAGAGCTCCTACTTACATTTCCACAGGGGAATGAGGAAAAGAGCTGCCATTAAGATGTAACGTGCCATGATGACACAGGAGGTAGGACTGGATAACACAGAGTCAGCGAACAACACAGCTTTCAGAATCACTTcatatgaacaaaacagttaCGCTGAAATCCAGGCATGATAGTTATGTTTATGTAGCAGTGCTGAATGttgtacaacttaaatagaATAAGTAGTTTCATACAACTGAATTATTGTAAAGTGTACGTACCTGCAGTTTGTATAAAAGTTGCCTCCTGTCAGAAAAGCATGCAGTGACCTGCTGGATCAAAGTCCTCCAGTAAGAGAACTTATAATCTGATCCTGTTCATCTGTGATCACGTGACGTGTGTTCACGGTCTGATTTTCCCGCCTGCCTGCTGTAGCTTTAACACACTGTATGTtaagactaaaacaaaacaaactgtcgATCCAACATTAGTTGGTTAGTAGTTAGACATTAGTCTAGTTTTGTCCTCTCTCTATTTGCTCCCTGTCACTTTAAggactgatttaaaaatgttacttgTGAAGATGCATGACCAAAAATGGAGtgtgctcatgttttatttagtaTTTCATAACGTGAGATTGAACTTTACAGTATAGATAACTTCATTGTGACATGCACACTTCCACTTATTCGTCATCTCAGCGTTGTTCTGATTTAactgatttaacatttttacgtatgtatttatgtatttatgtatttgctTGACTTTATAATTTGAGATCTAACTTCACAGCATAGATAACTTCCCTGTGACATGTACTTATTACTCACCTCCACATTTTTTCTCCTGTAAAGcactgtaggttttttttttctttttttaaacttgatttgaaaaaaaaaaaagggaaaaaaaagattcctttACCATTGCAGTGACCCACCTGACGGAGAACAAAGTTGTGGTAAATCAGTGGCGGAGCCAGAACATAGCCAATGGGTGAACCTGGAAAAATCAGGATGGGCCTGAGtatttttaaagctgatatGAGATGAATGTAAACGATTTATGATAGGCTATAATAATATCTGCCGGGCCACTGTAAATTAGCCTGTGGTACAAATAACATGCCTATGAGTGGATATACAGTAGAGACTGCTACTCCACAACTGGACCTTTGTTCTGTTAAATTTAACTGTTAAGACCCAAagtggaaaaagaggaagagaaagagagagatcgAGTTTATGTAGATTGTTTGATGAAGCTTTATTGTTTTGCTGCTATTAAACAAGATGagagatgtgtttttctctgtttactgAGGTTAATAGCACAAAACTTCACACTGCTGTACATGGGAGACAGAAAGCTTGGACAGTTCAGTGCACACAATCAGCGCACAGgtatttaaatgtctgacaAACTGAATACCGTATGTACATAACCACAATCCCAACATGACCTGGTGGGCCagaatacattcataaaaaatgGGATGAACAACAGTCAGAACGGCTGAAAACACAGCTATTACAGCCGTTATTATCACAGGTGAACAATGGCTGCAGGTGAATGAGCCTCTGATGAGTAATTCAAATTCACCTGAACATTATCTTATCTTATGTCTGACACgctgctctcttcttctgtctctccagcAGTGAACATATCGATGCCACTCTCTGCTCAGAGCgctgtctgtgttcacaaaACTGTGACCGGTGACTTGTTTGGATCATTACAAAGGTGAAAAGTATTTGTTATATTGGTTTATATTGGTTTATATTtggttattatttttattattatctattaaACAGAGGaaatcatgcaaacacactgatgcaATGACAGAACTCTTGTTCTAAGTAATAGCCTGGAGTGTGAGGGCAGAAAGTAGTAAGTAATATTTTTAGATtgttttataatgaataaatgtaagtTTAATAAaggttgcatttttttaattaataagaCTCACAGGTTGTTTTACTGTCAGTATTTTTTCATCTATTTCTAATTCAGCTGCATTATTTTGTTGGATCTGAATGTCGCAACAGAAGGAAGAATTAACTTCCCcagacttgtttatatttcagaaACACTGTGACAGTGAAGAGCAGGTTCATAACCAGTCCAACCTGCAAAATGATAAAGAGTGATAAATAGAATGTGTTGGAATGTTTTACTATTATTCAACAAAAGTTTAGGATAGGATTCATAACTCCAGAGCACTAAAATGAATATAAGTACCTTTCAAATCCCTTTAGTGGAAATAGAATATGATCCAAAGTAGGTTAACTGGCTCATTTACAGCTACTAGTCTACAGTCAGTAGACTGACTGCTGCAATAAAGTTTagacattttgtaaaattgGTACAAATAAAACTCTGAGTAAATAAAAGTGTATAAATCTGTACAACCAAATTATTTagaaaaccatttaaaaaagtatttcagtTGGTGTCGCATTATACTCAGTGAAGACAAGTCTACAAAAGACAATAGGATGAAGGAGAAAGGTTGACTGTTGTTCAGTCATAATGAGAGTCTCTCACTGTGTCGACCATCATCTCTCCTGTTGTGAtctcagtctgctctgctgtgctcGACTCTCCAGGtgagctgctgcctcctgctggacTGTCAGAGACATGCAGGTTGGTTTGTGTCTCAGCTGTTGtcaacacatcagtgtttctgtctgtctcctctttgcTCTCTGGCTGATCTGACTGCTGATGAAACTTGTCTCTTTGGCCCTTTGTGTCTTCAGATCGTTCACTCATTTCCCGAGCCTGCTTTTGTACTTCCTTCATCCTTTCTGTTATTGTTGTAATAAAATCATCAGTTGTCTGTATTCCTCCGGTGATTCTCTGTGAAGATTTCTcatattctttctttttgtgttccAGCTGCAGTTTCATATCTAATaggttatttttattaaattgcCAAAACGACTGAAGTTTCTTCTCgttctctgtcctctctgtttccacCTCCTCTATCTGTGACTTCAGTTTGTCTCTTTGGTTCTCGAGTTCTAGCTTCTTTTCTGACAACACTGAAATCACGTATGTCATATATGTCTTTTCTTCCACTTTCTCCTGTAATTTCTCTTCATGCAGAGCACCCCTTTTCTTCTGTCCGTTGACGAGCAGCTCTGTTTCTTCTGGTCCTTCTTCAGGTCTTTTGTTGTGGTGCTTCTTGTtttctgcacacaaacagaggaaagacaCTGTTGAACTGAAACTTTAAACCTGCTTTAACCACGAGACcatgatacagaaacacaactgaagTGATGGTAGAGCTCGAACAGACCTCTGCTACAGCAGTCAATAAAGTGTGACAGTGCTTGaaattttgaaataatttaaatCAGATGATAACTTACGGCTTTTGTTTCGTCTCAGTTtccaaacagcaaaaacaactgcagacaGAAGCAGGACACAGACAACGGACAAGATGATAAGAAGTGCAACAGCAGGAGAAGATGGATCCATGAATACATCCTctgaaatgagaagaaaaagatcaatgtgacatttttcagttgATAAAAATTGAAAACGTGACACATTAACAAAATAATTCTCTACCTggaacatgtatgtgtgtctctctgatCTGGTTGgtgtggttctgttggactctacaggtgaagctgttgctgtgtctcttctccacagtcactctgctgctgacagtatagAGGTCATCAggacctctgactgtctctgtaggtccagcagagaggaggtttccCTCACCGTCCAGCCAGAACACCTCAGGTTCTGGATACCAGCCTGTAGAGTTACATCGTAGAACCAGCCCACTactgacttcttcttctccagtcCTCTCTAAGCTGATGACAATGGATGAGGCTACACCTaatgagaaagaggagaaagattaAACAGTGGCTTGAATTAAAACTTACCATTTGAGCTACAATATGAAACCCTACATGggggtttttctttgtttgtccttgTCAGAATGACTCTACAAAACCTAGCTCTCCAGCTTACAGTCAGAACAAACTGTGTAATATATATCTAGACATCTGAAACTACAGACCTatatcttttctttcattccatAGGTCAAATGGAATAATTCCTTGTCCAAACCCTACTgtctggaaactggtgtccatCAAGGCTCAGTAGTAGGACCACctgcatgtaaatgtataaagaaaacagcatatttactcaccaacaacaagctCAACTGTAGATTCTCTGCCCAGTGTGGGGATGAAGCATCTGTATGTGCCGCCATCAGAGAGTCTCACTTTGGAcagtttcagtgaaatgtctccACACCTCAGCTTGTTGACGGACACTGATGTTCTTGTGTTGTAGGACGGATGTTTTTTACTCTCCAGTTCCACTCCGTCAcgccacacatgcacaaatctGGGGTTGAGATCGGGCCTCGTCCACTCTATAGTCATGACTGAGGCATCCAAAGCAGGTTCGATCTGACATggtaaaatgatgtcatcaccagCTGTTACGACTATTGGCTGAGATGGACCAACCAGCTGGGACTGACCTGAGGAAACAACAGTTTGGGTTTTACATCTTGTTGTATGGAGCACTGTCACAAGCTGATCTGAGTAGAGTATAGGCAAGCATGTCCTGGACAGTTAGGTATGACAGCACCACTTAGCAATGATTATGAATATCAATTGTCAGTGATTACTTTGGAGTCacagagctgtttttcttctttttttttctttttttactttaaatgtgctCGGTGGCAGGAAAAACAATAGTGCCAAAGCATAAAAGCACAATTTGTCTAAATACTTGGACACTACACAAGGACAGCAAAACTACAGGAAACAAGACTAAACTGCCCAGACGAATTATTATTCCCAAAAATTATCATAATCATTTGCTGTCGTTCAGTTGGTGGTTTATTCTGGTCTTGGTGTTGCTGTCCAAGATGGCCGATGCACTTGCAGTGTGAGCATTCTTTCAACGGTTACTAATAACAGTAAAACCCTTTTACAACTTCAGTTTTATAATGACAAATGGTCTCATCAATCAAACTGCAAAGAGAGCAAATTCACATAGTAGTCCTAtaataaatatgttgtgttatgtgtgtaGGTTACCTGCACAGTGCTGTGTTAGCTGAAGGAAGACAACAGTGTGGAAAACCACGGAGCTGAGCGGAAGTTTAAAGGAGTCTCCTTCTTTCAGACGAGGCATCGTGGAGAACTGAAAACTGTTGTAATGGGTTAAATTCAAGGAAAATCTCAGCAGATATCTCTAAATGTGAAGtatcaaccaaaaatgaaactgGATCAGGTTCAATAGTGTTTGAAACGAGTAAGAATAATCATCACTGTGCTCTCACTATGAAATTCAATGACATTGTCACTTTTAGTTTTCTTCTTATTTAATATGATACTGATGAATTGTCTCAAAGGTAGATttaaaaaaccacaaaacaatTCAGCAAATAAAGACAGACTTCTAACTGTTTATCTGTCTCATTTAATTAGTTTGGCAGATTAATTTACAGGACTGACATGACTATATTGTGTTTGGATTTACACCATCtatattttgaaagaaaaaatcttttaatgctttaaatATCTTAACTAGAGAGCAAGGATCCAAAGATTTAAGAGCGC of Acanthopagrus latus isolate v.2019 chromosome 10, fAcaLat1.1, whole genome shotgun sequence contains these proteins:
- the LOC119026843 gene encoding butyrophilin subfamily 3 member A2-like → MPRLKEGDSFKLPLSSVVFHTVVFLQLTQHCAGQSQLVGPSQPIVVTAGDDIILPCQIEPALDASVMTIEWTRPDLNPRFVHVWRDGVELESKKHPSYNTRTSVSVNKLRCGDISLKLSKVRLSDGGTYRCFIPTLGRESTVELVVGVASSIVISLERTGEEEVSSGLVLRCNSTGWYPEPEVFWLDGEGNLLSAGPTETVRGPDDLYTVSSRVTVEKRHSNSFTCRVQQNHTNQIRETHIHVPEDVFMDPSSPAVALLIILSVVCVLLLSAVVFAVWKLRRNKSQNKKHHNKRPEEGPEETELLVNGQKKRGALHEEKLQEKVEEKTYMTYVISVLSEKKLELENQRDKLKSQIEEVETERTENEKKLQSFWQFNKNNLLDMKLQLEHKKKEYEKSSQRITGGIQTTDDFITTITERMKEVQKQAREMSERSEDTKGQRDKFHQQSDQPESKEETDRNTDVLTTAETQTNLHVSDSPAGGSSSPGESSTAEQTEITTGEMMVDTVRDSHYD